A portion of the Bactrocera neohumeralis isolate Rockhampton chromosome 2, APGP_CSIRO_Bneo_wtdbg2-racon-allhic-juicebox.fasta_v2, whole genome shotgun sequence genome contains these proteins:
- the LOC126757786 gene encoding microfibril-associated glycoprotein 4-like, translating to MLRCQLQSLTIFLVLFAFISRQQIVRAAPGCDGDCLEDKLDEILSKLKTLNGKVESLAAHPEIEPPAACAHHPHAHRKQHVTESHEDVESRHQRRHHARNFHSGLATSSLGSSNHKCAERLAQICNNVGVSEIQLDDDKVPPFKVLCGAERWIVILQRLDGSVAFHNRTWDAYKQGFGSVGEKTEFFLGLQHLHELTYSGFFEVRIDLEDFQGVQKFAHYSDFSVFNEHADYKMGILGVYHGTAGDSFMYHEGQQFSATDRDNDAKAQGSCSEEYNSAGWFKNCMEANLFGKYLNGETDKFKEGMYWETFHGPEYSLKTVKMSVRAKC from the exons ATGCTACGCTGTCAACTACAATCGCTAACAATATTCCtagttttatttgcatttatcaGCCGTCAACAGATTGTGCGGGCAGCTCCTGGCTGTGATGGCGATTGCTTAGAAGACAAATTGGACGAAATCTTGTCAAA ATTAAAAACTTTGAATGGCAAAGTGGAATCGCTTGCAGCACATCCGGAAATTGAGCCGCCAGCAGCTTGTGCACATCACCCACATGCACATCGCAAGCAACATGTAACGGAAAG TCATGAGGACGTCGAGTCGCGCCACCAGCGACGCCACCACGCACGAAACTTCCACTCAGGACTCGCAACTTCCTCGCTTGGCAGCAGCAACCACAAATGTGCAGAGCGTTTGGCACAGATTTGTAATAATGTAGGTGTTAGTGAAATTCAGTTGGACGATGACAAAGTGCCACCATTCAAAGTGCTTTGCGGTGCCGAACGTTGGATAGTTATTCTGCAGCGTTTAGATGGCTCAGTCGCCTTTCACAATCGCACTTGGGACGCGTATAAACAGGGTTTCGGTAGTGTAGGtgaaaaaaccgaatttttctTGGGTTTACAACATTTGCACGAGCTAACCTATAGTGGTTTCTTCGAAGTACGCATTGATTTGGAAGATTTTCAGGGTGTACAAAAGTTTGCACATTATAGTGACTTCAGTGTGTTCAATGAGCATGCCGACTACAAAATGGGCATATTGGGTGTTTATCACGGCACAGCCGGTGATTCGTTTATGTATCATGAAGGTCAGCAGTTTAGTGCTACTGATCGCGATAACGACGCCAAAGCGCAAGGTAGCTGCAGCGAGGAATACAACAGCGCGGGCTGGTTTAAGAATTGCATGGAAGC CAATctttttggtaaatatttgaaTGGCGAAACGGATAAGTTCAAGGAAGGCATGTACTGGGAAACTTTTCATGGTCCAGAATACTCACTAAAAACAGTTAAAATGTCTGTTCGTGCTAAATGTTAA